Genomic segment of Gilliamella apis:
TGATACTAAGCTAAGTTATTATATTTAAAATAATAGCTAGATTTAGTCATACAATTATTACGAGATAAACCATGACAGTGGGCATTAAAAACTTTAATGTAAATAAATTTAAACATGGTCAATTGCAACCATCAGAAGATGATACGGTAGCCACAGAAAAGCCAGTGGCACTAATTTATAATGGTATTTCTCATGTCGTCATGATGGCAACCCCAAAAGATCTCAATTATTTTGCTATTGGTTTTTCATTAACTGAAAAAATTATAGAATCAGTTAGTGAAATTTATAGCATTGATATTATTGAAACAGTACAAGGTATTGAAGTCCATATTGAACTATCGTCAAGACGGTTTATGCAATTAAAAGAAAAGCGTCGCAATTTAGCCGGTCGTACTGGTTGTGGTATTTGTGGCACAGAACAAATAGAGCAAGTTTGTCAATTTATTCCACCTCTTTTATCAAACGATAAAATCCGTTTATCTGATTTTCATCATGCCCTTGATTATCTAACGCAAGTTCAAACTGTTGGGGGACAAACCGGTTGTACGCATTCGGCTGTATGGTTGGATTTAACTGGTAATTTTATTGCTGGATTTGAAGATATCGGCAGACATGTTGCATTAGATAAATTGTTAGGTTATCGAGCAAAAATACAACAAGAAACTAAGCAAAACATACAAGGAATAATTCTTGTTTCAAGCCGAGCTAGTTATGAAATGGTACAAAAAACAGCTCGTTGTGGTGTAGAAATTCTATTTGCCGTATCAGCAGCAACGACAATGGCAATTGAACTAGCCAAACAAAGTAATTTAACTTTAGTTGGTTTTTTTAGAAACACCCAAGGAGTAATTTATACCGATAGTGAACGAATCACTGAGAAATAAGCTATCAATAATAAATTCAGACTAAACAATTATTTTACATAACCAATAAAATAATTAACCATTCAACTTATTGATTTTTTGATATAAAAATAAATTTAGTTCAATATATATTATTTCACATCTTTCTTTATTTATCGAAGATCATCATAATATACGCCGAAAATAAGAACAACTTTGTTTTTATTATATATTCTTTTTTAAAAGATTGTTCTAATTTTAATCAATTGTCAGTTATTGATATTATAAATAATTTTACATAACTGATTAATAATCATAATGATTTTCTTGAATTTAAAATTAAAGCATTAGTAAAAAAGTTTCTTAAATAATGATTTTTAATCGTGTTATCAATTAAGCGTATACTTAAATTTGAAAGGATAGAGTCATGCATCAAACAGCAGATATACAACAAGCAGTAAACTATATTCAACAACAAACAGATAAAAAACCTACAATTGGAATTATACTTGGATTTGGTTTAGGCCCTTTTGCCGATACTCTTGAAGATGCAGTACATATTCCTTATGACAATATCCCTCATTTTGCCAAATCTGCTGCTGTCGGTCATGCTAATGAATTAGTTATTGGTAACTGTGGCGATAAAACCATTGTTGCCATGAAAGGGCGTTTTCATTATTACGAAGGTTTTTCATTGGATCAAGTTACCTTCCCTGTTCGGGTAATGAAAATGCTTGGCGTAGAAAAACTTATCATTACCAATGCCTGTGGAGCGGTTAATACCAGCTTTAAACCGGGTGATTTAATGATAATTACAGATCACATTAACTTAACCGCTAATAACCCATTAATGGGGCCGAATAATCCTGAATTAGGTGTACGTTTTCTTGATGTAAGCGAAGTATATAATAAACAATTACGCGCAACAGTTAGCGAAGTTGCTAAAGAACTTAATATCACGTTACAACAAGGTGTTTATGCATGGTGGACTGGCCCGACTTATGAAACGCCAGCAGAAATTAGAATGATCAGAGTATTAGGTGCTGATGCTGTTGGTATGTCAACCGTACCAGAAGCAATTATTGCTCATCATTCAGGTATTAAAACCATCGGAATCTCATGTTTAACCAATATGGCTTGTGGCATTTTAGATCAACCTTTAGGTCATGAAGAAGTTATTGAAACCGCTGAACGAGTTAAATCAACTTTCTTACAATTGATTACTAAAACAATTGCTCGTTTTTAGTTTTTAATAAGTAATTCTAAAAAGTAATTTTTTATAATTTTATATTAGCAGTTCACTTTATTTTGGATATAAATAATGAACATAAAACATAGATTACAAGTCATGATGTTTTTCCAATATTTTATTTGGGGAAGCTGGTTAACGACTTTTGGTATTTATTTGATCAATACGTTGCATTTTTCTGGTTATGACGTTGGTTTGGTTTACAGTACTAAAGGCTTTGCTGCATTAATTATGCCGTTTATTATTGGTATTATTGCCGATAAATTTATTCCACCTAAATACTTATTTATGCTTTGTCATACTATTTGTGCTATTGCGTTATTTTATGCAGCCTCAGTAACAACACCAAATCAACTGTATTGGGTGATGCTGGTTAATGCAATGGCTTTTATGCCAACTATAGCATTATCTAATTCATTAAGTTATCACTGTTTAGATAAAAGTAATTTAGACACTGTTACGGTTTTCCCAAAAATCCGTGTTTTTGGAACGGTAGGTTTTATTATCGCAATGTGGACCATAAGTTTACTAAAATTCGATATAAGCAATGCTCAACTCTATATTGCTTGTGCGGCTTCCATTATTTTAGTTATCTATAGTGCGACATTACCCAATATTGAAATCACCAAAAACCAACAACAATCATGGATTTCACGTTTAGGTTTAGATGCATTTGTGTTATTTAAAAAACCAGTAATGTTGATATTTTTTCTGTTTTCGATGTTATTAGGTGCTATATTACAAATCACTAATACCTTTGGTGGTGCATTTTTAAAAGATTTTGGCAAAATTGCCGAATTTCAAGACAGCATAATTGTTCAACATCCAGCGATATTATTATCTGTTTCGCAAATGGCAGAAGTTGCTTTTATTTTGACTATTCCATATTTTCTTAATAAATTTGGCATAAAGAAAGTCATCATGATCAGCTTAATTGCCTGGACACTTAGATTTGGCTTCTTTGCCTTTGGTGATCCAACACCATTTGGTTTTGTATTATTGATGCTATCAATGATTGTATATGGTTGTGCATTTGACTTCTTTAATATCTCAGGATCCATCTTTATTGAAAAAGAAGTTAATGCTAATATACGTGCTAGTGCCCAAGGGTTATTTATGACCATGGTTAATGGTATCGGTGCTATTATAGGTTCATTTATTAGTGGTATTGTGGTTGATATCAATACACATGATGGATTAAAAGATTGGCACTCAATATGGTTAAGTTTTGCAGCTTATGCATTAGTTTTAGGTATAGTGTTTTATTTTACCTTTAACTATGACCAACATAAAACCGAATCTGCGAAGTAATAACTTATCAATATAAATAAGGGATAACTTATCCCTTATTTATCCTCTGTTTTTTTGAGTATTCCCATACCGTAAAAATAGTGACATAAAGCCACAGGATATTTCTTGTTGGTTATAATTTTTATGTGCCAATAATTGACGACACATATAGTTTTAAAAGTAATGAGATTTAGCTATGAAAGAAAAATTTTTAGGTGGTTTATTAGTTTTTTTAGGCGCTTGTAGCTTCGGCGTTCTCTCTTCTATTGTAAAGACCGCTTATAAATCAGGTTATACACTAGGCCAAGTGACTGGAGTTCAATGTTTCTTTGGTATGCTGATACTATGGGGGATCCATTTTATAGTAAAAGCCACCAATAAAAATAAAGTAACGAATAAACACAAAAAAAGCTCAACTAAAAAATGGCATATGTGTGCCGTTGGTATATTTCCAGGCTTAGTTGGGATTTGTTATTATCAATGCGTGCAATTGGTTCCTGCATCTATTGCTATTATTTTGCTTATGCAATATTTATGGATAAGTGTCATTATTGATTTTGTTATTTTTAAAAATAAACCAACGCCTATTCAGTTAGTAACAATCATTACAATTATCATTGGTAGTTGTTTAGCCGCAGGTATATTCAATCAAACCATTAAGTTGAATTTAACTGGATGTTTATTTGGTTTTTTAGCCGCATTAATGTATTCGCTATTTATTACCACTAGTAGCAATATTGGTAACGAATTACCAAAATTAGAAAAAAGTGCACTCATGATAACCGGAGCTTGTATTGTCACCTTTATTATTTTTCCACCACTATTTTTCTTTGAATTCAGTATTGGTGATAAAATTTACCAATTAGGTTTTTTACTGGCATTATTAGGAACTGTCTTACCACCTTTTTTATTCTCGGTAGGTATTCCAAAAATTGGCATTTCATTAAGTGCTATTCTATCAGCAGCAGAACTTCCCGTTGCAGTAACATGCTCTTATTTCTATTTGAGAGAATCGGTATATTTCAACCAATGGATTGGAGTGATCATTATTTTGTTGGCCATTGCCTTACCTAATTTAAAACACCTAAAAAAATAATAATCCTACAATGTATTAAGTGTAGTAATAGAATTACTGCACTTAATTGTCTGAATCATAATTATTCTTGTATATGGCTTTTAAGCCATTGCACAAAAACATCTATTTTAGGATTATATCTTTCATGTGATCGGCAAATATAATAACGCTGTGCACATGGTGCTTCCATATCTAAAAAAGGGGCAATCAGTTTCCCAGATTCTAGATATTTCTTGAGAGTCTGTTTTCTACCTATAGCAATACCAGCATTATTGATTGCTGCAGCAATAACATGGTCTGAACGATCGAATAGCAAATTTTGCATCTTAATAAAATCAAAAGATAACGAAAAGTAATTTGCCCATGTTTGCCATTCATCAAAACTAAAATCTAACATATCGCCTGTGTTATAATGTAATAAAGTACATTTTTTTAAATTTTCGATATTATTATATAGATTAAATTGCTTAGCATAATCAGGGGTACATACTGGAATAAGTGTTTCACTAATTAAATGTTCACAATCTAATTCATCATAATGCAAAGAATCATAATAGATTGCTAAATCAACTGGATATTGGTTAAAATTAATTGGGGTATTGCCTGATATCATATTCAAAATGATATAGGGGTAAGATTCCGTAAATTGCGATAACTTTGGAATTAAACATTCTTGAATAAAAGATGGGCAAGAATAGATAGTAATAGCACCGGTAACATCTTTATTTTTAATATCAACAATTTCTTGATTTAAAATACTTAATGACTTCTTAACCACTGCAAATAAATTTTTACCATCATTGGTCAAAGTTATCCTTCGATGAAATCGGTTAAATAATTTAAAATTCAGTTCTTCTTCCAGTTTGTTGATTTGATGACTTACAGCACTTGGACTAATACAGAGCTCTTCTGCGGCGGAAGCAAAAGATAAATGGCGAGCAGCAGACTCAAATGTATGTAACTTTGATAACTGATAACGGTTAATAAAACGGCTACTATTTGACACTTTATCTTCACTATTCATTTACAGTGATTCCAAAGAACACCATACAAGATCATCTTACTAATCTAATCTATTACCATTCAGAAAGCCACTGTTTTTTATCAGTTTTACGTAAAGATAATGTTGCAACAATTTAGCTCATGCAAAGTTAATAATAGATCATTTGTCAAATACTGGACAAAAAACATAAAAAATACTAGTATCTATTAGCATAAAAAAGTATAGTGTTATCAAAAATAGCAAAGAAAAGTAATCTATATTTTTTATAAGTTTTAGCATCTATAAAATAAAGTCTTTACCGTGGTTGATATATTTTGTTATTTAGTACATTTAGTAAAATGACACAAATGAAGTAATGTTATCTGTAGGTATTGAAAAGTTTATTGATGGTCTCAATATCACTATTGATATTCTCAATTAAGAATGATTAGCGTTGCTTTTAAAAGAATAAAAATAAGTTGTTTTCAAAAAATATTTTTAGTAGCGTAATAACATAAAAATTAAGTCCGATATGATAACTTAATAAAGTCTATCCTTTTTTAGTAAACATTTTCCAGAAGATTTGATACTTCTAAAATGGACTTATATCAACCAGTGATTGGAATTCGAGGTATCAATATATCTCAAATCTAAATCACCATCCTAAGACATGCAGTTTATTATTATAGATTAATAACTAGATAAACAAGCATATTAAGATTTATTCAATTTATCTTAAACCAATCAAGTAAAGCTATATAGTTATTACTATATCTCCGTTAGATATAGTAAATATTAACTAAAGATTTTTATTAATAAATATTTATATAACATTACAGGAGGCACAGCAAAATAGTAGGTTTAAAACAAGCTATCAAATAGCATGTTAGTCTTATTTATATCGTAACAAGATGATTTTTTATTAAATCATTAGTTTTAATAGTCAGTTGTAAATAGCAGTATAGTAAAAGTATTAGTTGTTTTATATGTGTAAGCATAAAGTTAAACAGATATGCCTTGACAATAATGAGTATTAACGCTGTTTAGTTGTCAAATTTATTGTTCTATTTTTACCCTGAATTAAAAGGAAGTTACAGAATGAAGACATATAAAAAACCATTATTTACCTTGGTGCATAGCAATGATGCTATACCTGAGCATAAAACCTTAGCGTATCTTGACCCAACATTAAATGATTATACAGATCATATTGATGAAGTTATTGGTTTACGTATTAAAGAATTGAAACTTCACCATTCTGAATATAGGGAATATCATGATGATAAACAAAATAATAACAAGTCAGGTTTTTCTTTTATTTTTCAAGAAATATTTGAATCAGAACATCATAAAAAGCAAATTGGCATGTTAAAAGACGAGATATTAATTGCCAAAGAATCAAATAGAGTAAAGAAATTGCTAAATGAACGTTTAAAGGAATTTGCGAAGTTTTACCCTGAAATACAATTTAACTTGAACAATGTTCAATCGCTACCAACTAGATTTAAAGATTACCTTTTCGCTCCACCTTTAGTCTTAACTGAGGATAATACTATTATGCTTTGGGATGACTAAAAAAACTTAACAATAATTAATAAGGCAAAATCTACAGTATTGACATACTGTAGATTTTTTATTTTAACCTTCTAAATAATCTTAACTGTTAAATGCACTTTCACCATGACTGTTAATATCAAGTCCTTCACGTTCATGCTCTTCAGAAACTCGCAAACCAACACTAAGATCAGCAATTTTATACGCAATATAAGCTATTATTGCCGTCCAAATGACACAAGTGATGACACTCATTAATTGTATACCTACTTGACTTGTCATAGTGATACCATCGGCATAACCTGTTCCACCTAATGACTCAGAAGCAAAAACCCCAGTTAGTAGACAACCAACAATACCACATACGCCATGTACACCAAATACATCACAGGTATCATCAACTTTTAAAATCCTTTTTAAAGATGAAACACCCCAAACACCGGCAACCCCACAAATAAGACCAATTAACATTGCACCACCAACACCAACAAATCCTGCTGCTGGAGTGATACCAACTAATCCAGCAATCACGCCTGATGCAGCCCCCAAACATGATGGTTTA
This window contains:
- the dsdC gene encoding DNA-binding transcriptional regulator DsdC, whose product is MNSEDKVSNSSRFINRYQLSKLHTFESAARHLSFASAAEELCISPSAVSHQINKLEEELNFKLFNRFHRRITLTNDGKNLFAVVKKSLSILNQEIVDIKNKDVTGAITIYSCPSFIQECLIPKLSQFTESYPYIILNMISGNTPINFNQYPVDLAIYYDSLHYDELDCEHLISETLIPVCTPDYAKQFNLYNNIENLKKCTLLHYNTGDMLDFSFDEWQTWANYFSLSFDFIKMQNLLFDRSDHVIAAAINNAGIAIGRKQTLKKYLESGKLIAPFLDMEAPCAQRYYICRSHERYNPKIDVFVQWLKSHIQE
- a CDS encoding EamA family transporter; protein product: MKEKFLGGLLVFLGACSFGVLSSIVKTAYKSGYTLGQVTGVQCFFGMLILWGIHFIVKATNKNKVTNKHKKSSTKKWHMCAVGIFPGLVGICYYQCVQLVPASIAIILLMQYLWISVIIDFVIFKNKPTPIQLVTIITIIIGSCLAAGIFNQTIKLNLTGCLFGFLAALMYSLFITTSSNIGNELPKLEKSALMITGACIVTFIIFPPLFFFEFSIGDKIYQLGFLLALLGTVLPPFLFSVGIPKIGISLSAILSAAELPVAVTCSYFYLRESVYFNQWIGVIIILLAIALPNLKHLKK
- a CDS encoding purine-nucleoside phosphorylase is translated as MHQTADIQQAVNYIQQQTDKKPTIGIILGFGLGPFADTLEDAVHIPYDNIPHFAKSAAVGHANELVIGNCGDKTIVAMKGRFHYYEGFSLDQVTFPVRVMKMLGVEKLIITNACGAVNTSFKPGDLMIITDHINLTANNPLMGPNNPELGVRFLDVSEVYNKQLRATVSEVAKELNITLQQGVYAWWTGPTYETPAEIRMIRVLGADAVGMSTVPEAIIAHHSGIKTIGISCLTNMACGILDQPLGHEEVIETAERVKSTFLQLITKTIARF
- a CDS encoding nucleoside permease, with translation MNIKHRLQVMMFFQYFIWGSWLTTFGIYLINTLHFSGYDVGLVYSTKGFAALIMPFIIGIIADKFIPPKYLFMLCHTICAIALFYAASVTTPNQLYWVMLVNAMAFMPTIALSNSLSYHCLDKSNLDTVTVFPKIRVFGTVGFIIAMWTISLLKFDISNAQLYIACAASIILVIYSATLPNIEITKNQQQSWISRLGLDAFVLFKKPVMLIFFLFSMLLGAILQITNTFGGAFLKDFGKIAEFQDSIIVQHPAILLSVSQMAEVAFILTIPYFLNKFGIKKVIMISLIAWTLRFGFFAFGDPTPFGFVLLMLSMIVYGCAFDFFNISGSIFIEKEVNANIRASAQGLFMTMVNGIGAIIGSFISGIVVDINTHDGLKDWHSIWLSFAAYALVLGIVFYFTFNYDQHKTESAK
- the fdhD gene encoding formate dehydrogenase accessory sulfurtransferase FdhD, translated to MTVGIKNFNVNKFKHGQLQPSEDDTVATEKPVALIYNGISHVVMMATPKDLNYFAIGFSLTEKIIESVSEIYSIDIIETVQGIEVHIELSSRRFMQLKEKRRNLAGRTGCGICGTEQIEQVCQFIPPLLSNDKIRLSDFHHALDYLTQVQTVGGQTGCTHSAVWLDLTGNFIAGFEDIGRHVALDKLLGYRAKIQQETKQNIQGIILVSSRASYEMVQKTARCGVEILFAVSAATTMAIELAKQSNLTLVGFFRNTQGVIYTDSERITEK